The following proteins come from a genomic window of Thermomicrobiales bacterium:
- a CDS encoding Rieske 2Fe-2S domain-containing protein, with protein MAEHVIGRVAEFPVGSSTLVKVRNVEIGIFNVNGTLYALPNVCPHQYGPLCTGGVNGTMLSNPDKNWELEWGREGEILTCPWHGMEFDITTGTALANPKFRVRQYPIAVVGDEVVVTLGS; from the coding sequence ATGGCCGAGCATGTGATCGGGAGAGTGGCCGAGTTTCCGGTTGGCTCCAGCACGTTGGTGAAGGTGCGCAACGTGGAAATCGGGATCTTCAATGTGAACGGCACGCTCTATGCGCTGCCGAATGTCTGTCCGCATCAGTACGGGCCGCTCTGCACGGGCGGGGTGAACGGCACGATGCTTTCCAATCCGGACAAGAACTGGGAGCTGGAATGGGGCCGCGAAGGGGAGATTCTCACCTGCCCCTGGCATGGGATGGAGTTCGACATCACCACGGGTACGGCGCTGGCGAACCCGAAGTTCAGGGTGCGGCAGTATCCGATCGCAGTGGTGGGCGATGAGGTGGTGGTGACGCTCGGGAGCTAG
- a CDS encoding amidohydrolase family protein — protein MFTVDADIHVNDTPGKLAPHCAMPWRKSLELLDGATYPYLQIPGFAANLRQDPPIAGSPPYRSVETAPDMRRALDELGIDVGILFPDHLLLFAALPNKEYATTLSHAYNRWLTEEWLQEDNGLYGVVLACPQNPEDSAEEIRKYAKNDRIVGVYLPTAGVHPLWGDRRYDPIFAAAQEVDLPVCLHSVTIITPQFPYQLDQFENHFARQVLSHSFAMMANLTSLMHTGVPARYPKLKVVFTEAGIAWVPYMMWRMDKYYNEYRRHVPFLDRRPSDYMRERMWFATQPVEEPDDLSQLVETIHQIGDDRIVFASDWPHHDFDHPKQILKLPASQELKKQIMGLNALQAFQRIPAPVMAE, from the coding sequence ATGTTCACCGTCGACGCCGATATTCATGTGAATGACACGCCGGGGAAGCTGGCGCCGCATTGCGCGATGCCCTGGCGGAAGTCGCTGGAACTGCTGGACGGGGCGACCTATCCCTACTTGCAGATTCCGGGATTCGCCGCGAACCTGCGGCAGGATCCACCGATTGCCGGGAGCCCGCCCTATCGCTCGGTGGAAACCGCGCCGGATATGCGCCGCGCGCTCGATGAGCTGGGCATCGACGTGGGAATTCTCTTCCCGGATCATCTGCTCCTCTTCGCGGCGTTGCCGAACAAGGAGTACGCCACCACGCTCTCCCATGCCTACAACCGTTGGCTGACGGAAGAATGGCTGCAGGAAGACAATGGGCTCTATGGGGTGGTGCTCGCCTGTCCGCAGAACCCGGAGGACTCGGCAGAGGAGATCCGGAAGTACGCGAAGAACGACCGTATCGTTGGAGTCTATCTCCCGACAGCCGGTGTGCATCCGCTTTGGGGCGACCGGCGTTACGACCCGATCTTCGCGGCCGCGCAGGAGGTCGATCTGCCGGTCTGCCTGCACAGCGTGACGATCATCACGCCGCAGTTTCCCTATCAGCTCGACCAGTTCGAGAACCACTTCGCGCGGCAGGTGCTTTCGCATTCGTTCGCGATGATGGCGAACCTGACCAGCTTGATGCATACCGGAGTGCCGGCGCGCTATCCGAAGCTGAAGGTAGTGTTCACCGAAGCGGGCATTGCCTGGGTGCCGTACATGATGTGGCGTATGGACAAGTACTACAACGAGTACCGACGCCATGTGCCCTTCCTCGATCGGCGGCCGAGCGACTACATGCGCGAGCGAATGTGGTTCGCCACCCAGCCAGTGGAAGAGCCGGACGATCTGAGCCAGTTGGTGGAGACAATTCACCAGATCGGCGACGACCGAATCGTCTTTGCTTCTGACTGGCCGCATCATGATTTCGACCATCCAAAGCAGATTCTCAAGCTCCCGGCGTCGCAGGAACTGAAGAAGCAGATCATGGGCCTGAACGCGTTGCAAGCCTTCCAGCGCATTCCCGCGCCAGTCATGGCGGAGTAG
- a CDS encoding Uma2 family endonuclease, with translation MVSTRPLTADDLFQLGSDAPYELIEGELIEVSPQGRVHGRILSKLNSILDNEIVTDEMGELLVGDVGFVLSRNPDTVLAPDLAFVRAERLRDAGDGYLELSPDLAIEVVSPGNTLAEISRKTELYLTHGSIEVWVVRPQDREIIVHRRDGRSEIFRNGENLSSALFPEHGIDLDRIFPIR, from the coding sequence ATGGTCAGCACACGGCCCCTAACCGCAGACGATCTGTTCCAACTCGGGTCCGACGCGCCCTATGAACTCATCGAAGGAGAACTGATCGAGGTGAGTCCGCAAGGGCGCGTTCACGGACGGATTCTTTCAAAGCTGAACTCAATTCTCGACAATGAGATCGTTACGGACGAGATGGGTGAACTCCTCGTCGGCGATGTCGGATTTGTCTTGTCACGCAATCCCGATACGGTGCTGGCGCCTGACCTGGCATTTGTACGAGCCGAACGTCTGCGAGACGCGGGTGACGGCTACCTCGAGCTTTCTCCCGATCTGGCCATCGAAGTCGTATCTCCAGGAAATACGCTCGCGGAGATTTCGCGGAAGACCGAGCTCTACCTCACCCACGGCTCCATCGAGGTCTGGGTGGTGCGACCTCAAGATCGCGAGATCATCGTGCATCGCAGAGATGGACGCAGCGAGATCTTCCGCAATGGCGAAAACCTTTCGAGCGCGCTCTTCCCGGAGCATGGCATCGACCTTGACAGGATCTTTCCAATTCGGTGA
- a CDS encoding RidA family protein — MTPEEKLKEMGFELKEQKPFHPAVAMGKITGNLLYLSGSTPPPVDGVPWDGRVGDVYTVEQGYEAAKQVAFMQLQAAWNVLGDLSRIKQTVKVLGMVNCTAGFRDTPAVMHGFSETLYAVLGEAGVHTRSAVGVQALPANVPVEVETIFEIE; from the coding sequence ATGACTCCCGAGGAAAAACTGAAGGAAATGGGATTCGAGCTCAAGGAGCAGAAGCCGTTTCACCCGGCGGTTGCCATGGGCAAGATCACGGGCAATCTGCTCTATCTCTCCGGGTCCACGCCGCCACCGGTGGACGGGGTGCCGTGGGACGGACGGGTAGGCGATGTCTACACGGTCGAGCAAGGGTATGAAGCGGCTAAGCAGGTGGCGTTCATGCAACTGCAAGCGGCCTGGAACGTGCTGGGCGATCTATCGCGCATCAAGCAGACCGTGAAAGTACTGGGCATGGTCAACTGCACCGCGGGGTTCAGAGACACCCCGGCGGTAATGCACGGTTTCAGCGAGACGCTTTACGCGGTGCTGGGCGAAGCCGGGGTGCACACGCGTTCCGCAGTTGGCGTGCAGGCGTTGCCGGCAAACGTTCCGGTCGAAGTCGAGACGATTTTCGAGATCGAGTGA